In Pseudomonas deceptionensis, a single window of DNA contains:
- a CDS encoding fatty acid desaturase encodes MSHYFDSAQRRDIRALSRTFIGRTQWPTWLLLIAVPAAWFALLLGSPVIGAGWTIILLIPVVVLWMSVQHELLHGHPTRSVWFNKLLGYAPFAVWYPYTLYRDSHLHHHRDHDLTLPGVDPESRYLSQAHWQGSSRLLWGLLWLNKTVLGRVLLGPPLALFGLATEEWQRLRRGDRQAWLMWLTHGSLTLLMFGFIALYSEISVWQYVFLVTVPVLSVGMVRSFYEHRPAERPEQRTVLNEAGWPWTWLFLNLNLHLVHHDLPGLPWFHLPRVYQARREQWQQRSGGFLVQGYGELMRRHAVQAIDSPQHPFS; translated from the coding sequence ATGTCGCATTACTTCGATAGCGCCCAGCGGCGTGATATCCGGGCTTTGTCCCGCACCTTCATCGGCCGCACCCAGTGGCCTACCTGGCTGTTGCTGATAGCGGTTCCCGCTGCCTGGTTTGCCTTGCTGCTGGGTAGTCCGGTGATAGGGGCTGGGTGGACCATTATTTTGCTGATTCCCGTCGTGGTGCTGTGGATGTCAGTGCAGCACGAGTTGTTGCACGGGCATCCCACGCGTTCTGTTTGGTTCAACAAACTGCTGGGTTATGCCCCCTTCGCCGTCTGGTACCCGTACACCCTGTACCGCGACAGCCATTTGCATCACCACCGTGACCATGATCTGACCCTGCCTGGCGTTGACCCCGAAAGCCGATACCTGAGCCAGGCTCATTGGCAGGGCAGCTCCAGGCTGCTGTGGGGGTTGCTCTGGCTGAATAAAACGGTGCTGGGCCGAGTGCTGCTGGGGCCGCCATTGGCATTGTTCGGGCTGGCCACTGAAGAGTGGCAGCGATTGCGCCGGGGTGACCGTCAGGCCTGGCTGATGTGGCTGACCCACGGCAGTTTGACGCTGTTGATGTTCGGCTTTATTGCCCTCTACAGTGAGATATCGGTCTGGCAATACGTGTTTCTGGTCACCGTGCCGGTTTTATCGGTGGGAATGGTCCGTTCTTTTTATGAGCATCGCCCCGCCGAGCGTCCCGAGCAGCGCACGGTGCTTAACGAAGCCGGCTGGCCCTGGACCTGGCTGTTCCTGAACCTGAATTTGCACTTGGTGCACCACGATCTGCCGGGTTTGCCGTGGTTCCATCTGCCCAGGGTGTATCAGGCGCGGCGTGAGCAGTGGCAACAGCGCAGTGGTGGTTTTCTGGTGCAAGGCTACGGCGAGTTGATGCGCCGTCACGCGGTGCAGGCGATTGATAGCCCGCAGCATCCGTTCAGTTAA
- a CDS encoding YggL family protein, translating to MATNRSQRLRKKLCVDEFQELGFELNLDFKEDLSEEAIDAFLADFLAQAMEANGLGYVGGDDYGLVCLQKRGSVSEEQRAAVEAWLKARPELTSVEVSPLLDVWYPEKPINPVA from the coding sequence ATGGCTACTAATCGTTCCCAGCGTCTGCGCAAAAAACTGTGCGTTGATGAATTTCAGGAGTTGGGTTTTGAGCTGAACCTGGATTTCAAAGAAGACCTGTCGGAAGAGGCTATCGATGCATTCCTGGCAGACTTCCTGGCGCAAGCCATGGAAGCTAACGGCCTGGGTTATGTTGGCGGCGACGACTACGGTCTGGTTTGCCTGCAGAAGCGCGGTTCGGTCAGCGAAGAACAGCGTGCCGCTGTTGAAGCCTGGTTGAAAGCTCGTCCAGAGCTGACCAGCGTTGAAGTTAGCCCGCTGTTGGACGTGTGGTACCCGGAAAAGCCAATCAATCCGGTAGCCTGA
- the rmf gene encoding ribosome modulation factor codes for MRRLKRDPLEKAFLRGYQYGVHGKSRELCPFTLPSVRQAWINGWREGRGDNWDGMTGTAGIHRLNELHAVG; via the coding sequence ATGAGAAGACTTAAGCGTGATCCGTTGGAAAAAGCTTTCTTACGCGGATATCAATACGGTGTTCATGGAAAATCCCGCGAGCTTTGCCCTTTTACTCTACCGTCGGTACGCCAAGCCTGGATTAACGGCTGGCGCGAAGGACGCGGCGACAACTGGGACGGTATGACTGGCACTGCGGGCATCCACAGACTCAACGAACTTCACGCCGTCGGCTAA
- a CDS encoding sigma-70 family RNA polymerase sigma factor, whose amino-acid sequence MSGTDIAHRDHVSLLFRTHYLWLHASLCRYPDSSSYAEDIAADTFAQLLSAPQEIAIREPRALLTTIARRLIYQLWRRRDVERAYLMTLQQHEPMLSPSPEALAQHHQALQMIDAQLDGLPEKVKATFVLSRVHGLTYPEIARQLGISRRSVSDYMTRALSRCLTTHTSITRESV is encoded by the coding sequence ATGTCCGGCACCGACATCGCTCACCGCGACCATGTGAGCTTGCTTTTCCGCACCCACTATCTGTGGCTGCATGCGAGCTTATGCCGCTACCCCGATTCCAGCAGCTACGCTGAAGACATCGCGGCCGATACGTTTGCCCAACTGTTAAGTGCTCCACAAGAGATCGCCATCCGTGAACCGCGTGCGCTGTTGACGACCATCGCCCGTCGTTTGATCTATCAACTGTGGCGTCGCCGGGATGTGGAGCGAGCTTATCTGATGACCTTGCAGCAACACGAACCCATGCTCTCGCCATCCCCTGAGGCGCTGGCTCAACATCATCAAGCCTTGCAGATGATTGACGCACAACTCGATGGTTTGCCCGAAAAGGTCAAGGCGACCTTTGTGCTCTCGCGGGTCCATGGTCTGACCTATCCCGAGATCGCACGGCAATTGGGTATTTCCCGGCGCTCCGTCAGCGACTATATGACCCGCGCGCTCAGTCGCTGCCTGACAACCCACACCTCCATAACAAGAGAATCAGTATGA
- the dacB gene encoding D-alanyl-D-alanine carboxypeptidase/D-alanyl-D-alanine endopeptidase, whose amino-acid sequence MIKSLRPLLLASLFLPLAFGANAAPVNTTLSPKVQQALKTNKLQNDALSLVLIPLTGPGIPTVFNADVSMNPASTMKLVTTYAALEMLGPTHQWKTEFYTDGTLNNGILQGNLYLKGGGDPKLNMEKLWLLMRDLRANGVQQVTGDLVLDRNFFEQPQLPAFNDDGNDKNKPFLVKPDSLMVNLKALRFVARNDAGKVLISVEPPIASIKIDNQVKAINTKQCTGDVRYNPVPQADGSVLVTVSGQLADGCNSQTYLSLLDHATYTAGAVRAIWKELGGSIQGQDRQASVPKNAKLLARAFSPDLAEIIRDINKYSNNTMAQQLFLSLGAQFRNDADGDDAKAAQRVVRQWLAKKGITAPHLVMENGSGLSRAERVSAREMAQMLQAAWKSPYAAEFISSMPIAGKDGTMRKRLKTTAMNGQAHIKTGTLNTVRAISGFSRDINGNTWAVVAILNDSRPWGASAILDQVLLDLYRQPPLANSSVSIAQ is encoded by the coding sequence ATGATCAAATCTTTGCGACCACTGCTTCTTGCCAGCCTGTTTTTGCCGCTGGCCTTCGGCGCCAACGCCGCCCCCGTCAATACCACCCTGTCGCCTAAAGTTCAGCAAGCACTCAAGACCAACAAGCTGCAAAACGATGCGCTGTCGCTTGTTCTGATTCCGCTCACCGGCCCCGGCATTCCGACCGTATTCAATGCCGACGTTTCCATGAACCCGGCCTCCACCATGAAGCTGGTAACCACCTACGCCGCCCTGGAAATGCTCGGCCCGACCCATCAGTGGAAAACCGAGTTCTACACTGACGGCACCCTGAACAACGGCATCCTGCAAGGCAACCTGTACCTCAAGGGCGGCGGCGATCCCAAGCTCAACATGGAAAAGCTCTGGCTGTTGATGCGCGATCTGCGCGCCAATGGCGTGCAACAGGTCACCGGCGACCTGGTACTTGATCGCAACTTCTTCGAACAGCCTCAACTTCCGGCTTTCAACGACGACGGCAACGACAAGAACAAACCGTTCCTGGTCAAACCCGACTCGCTGATGGTCAACCTCAAAGCCCTGCGCTTCGTGGCGCGCAACGATGCGGGCAAGGTCCTGATCTCGGTCGAGCCGCCGATTGCCAGCATCAAGATCGACAATCAGGTCAAGGCCATCAACACCAAGCAATGCACCGGTGACGTGCGCTACAACCCGGTACCGCAAGCAGACGGCTCGGTACTGGTCACTGTCAGCGGGCAACTGGCCGATGGCTGCAACTCCCAGACCTACCTGTCGCTGCTTGACCACGCCACCTACACCGCCGGTGCTGTGCGCGCCATCTGGAAAGAACTGGGCGGCAGCATCCAGGGCCAGGACCGCCAGGCCAGCGTGCCGAAAAACGCCAAATTGCTCGCACGAGCCTTCTCGCCGGACCTGGCAGAAATCATTCGCGACATTAACAAGTACAGCAACAACACCATGGCCCAGCAGCTGTTCCTGAGCCTGGGCGCGCAGTTCCGCAATGACGCCGACGGCGATGACGCCAAAGCTGCACAGCGTGTCGTGCGCCAATGGCTGGCCAAAAAAGGCATCACCGCGCCGCACCTGGTCATGGAGAACGGTTCCGGCCTGTCTCGCGCCGAACGCGTCAGCGCACGTGAAATGGCACAAATGCTCCAGGCCGCCTGGAAAAGCCCTTACGCTGCCGAGTTCATCAGCTCCATGCCGATTGCCGGTAAAGACGGCACCATGCGCAAGCGCCTGAAAACCACGGCCATGAACGGCCAGGCCCATATCAAGACCGGCACCCTGAACACCGTGCGCGCCATTTCCGGCTTTAGCCGCGATATCAATGGCAACACCTGGGCCGTGGTCGCCATCCTCAACGACTCACGTCCGTGGGGCGCTTCCGCGATTCTCGACCAGGTGCTGCTGGACCTGTATCGCCAGCCACCACTGGCCAACAGCTCAGTCTCCATCGCCCAGTAA
- a CDS encoding quinone-dependent dihydroorotate dehydrogenase has protein sequence MYNLARQLLFKLSPETSHDLSLDLIGAGGRLGLNGLLCKAPARLPVTVMGLDFPNPVGLAAGLDKNGAAIDGFAQLGFGFVEIGTVTPRPQPGNPKPRIFRLPEAQAIINRMGFNNLGVDHLLTRVQAARYTGILGINIGKNFDTPVERAVDDYLICLDKVYEHASYVTVNVSSPNTPGLRSLQFGDSLKQLLEALQLRQNELTQRHGKRVPLAIKIAPDMTDEETVLVAQALLETGMDAVIATNTTLSRVGVEGMEHGDEAGGLSGAPVRDKSTHTVKVLAGELAGRMPIIAAGGITEGKYAAEKIAAGASLVQIYSGFIYKGPALIRESVDAISALAGK, from the coding sequence ATGTATAACCTGGCCCGCCAGTTGCTCTTCAAGCTTTCCCCTGAAACCTCTCACGATCTGTCCCTGGACTTGATCGGTGCGGGCGGCCGTCTGGGGCTCAACGGTTTGTTGTGCAAGGCGCCGGCAAGGTTGCCAGTGACGGTCATGGGGCTCGACTTTCCGAACCCGGTCGGGCTGGCCGCAGGTCTGGACAAAAACGGTGCAGCTATTGATGGCTTTGCACAGCTGGGTTTTGGCTTCGTTGAGATCGGCACCGTGACGCCGCGCCCTCAGCCTGGCAATCCCAAGCCACGTATTTTTCGCTTGCCTGAAGCTCAGGCAATCATCAACCGCATGGGGTTTAACAACCTTGGGGTTGATCATTTGCTGACACGGGTTCAGGCGGCCAGGTACACCGGTATCCTGGGGATCAACATCGGCAAGAATTTCGACACGCCGGTTGAGCGCGCGGTCGACGATTACCTGATCTGCCTGGACAAGGTGTATGAGCACGCCAGCTACGTGACCGTGAACGTGAGTTCACCGAATACGCCTGGTCTGCGCAGTCTGCAATTTGGGGATTCACTCAAGCAGTTGCTTGAAGCCCTACAGCTTCGTCAGAACGAGCTGACGCAGCGTCACGGTAAGCGCGTACCGCTGGCGATCAAGATCGCCCCTGACATGACTGACGAAGAAACCGTGCTCGTGGCTCAGGCGCTGCTAGAGACGGGTATGGATGCGGTTATCGCAACCAACACCACGTTAAGCCGTGTCGGGGTTGAAGGTATGGAGCATGGCGATGAAGCGGGTGGCCTGTCGGGCGCTCCGGTGCGCGACAAGAGCACCCATACGGTCAAGGTGCTGGCAGGTGAGCTTGCAGGACGCATGCCGATCATCGCTGCAGGCGGGATCACCGAAGGCAAGTACGCGGCTGAGAAAATCGCTGCGGGCGCCAGTCTCGTTCAGATCTACTCGGGCTTTATCTACAAGGGCCCGGCCTTGATTCGCGAGTCGGTCGATGCCATATCTGCGTTAGCCGGTAAATAG
- a CDS encoding phosphate/phosphite/phosphonate ABC transporter substrate-binding protein — protein MSGRYAELTMYVAPRQVSVASEQWLTRVLELLQVNRRDARGLGLLELFRAPELLLAQTCGYPLLTQLRGQVQLIGRPRYEWPDSSGGTHCSVIVSRAGDSRRDLADFKGSRGVINDLNSNSGMNLFRHRLAPLQQGGQFFASVAISGAHQQSLRRVREGWADLASIDSVTFAYLAHYAPAEVAGIRIVARTASSPTLPYITALSTGREGAERIREAMNTALQQLPQVAATLGVQEVLPASEADYQKVLDYRQEAIEYGFAELA, from the coding sequence ATGTCAGGCCGTTATGCCGAACTGACGATGTACGTTGCACCCCGGCAAGTCAGCGTGGCCAGTGAGCAGTGGCTGACGCGAGTCCTTGAGCTGTTGCAGGTCAACCGCCGCGATGCCCGTGGGCTTGGTTTGCTGGAGTTGTTCCGGGCGCCGGAGCTGTTGTTGGCCCAGACCTGCGGTTATCCGCTGTTGACCCAGCTGCGCGGGCAGGTGCAACTGATTGGCCGCCCGCGCTATGAATGGCCTGACAGCAGTGGCGGAACGCATTGCAGCGTGATCGTCAGCCGCGCTGGCGATTCGCGTCGTGATCTGGCGGACTTCAAAGGCAGTCGCGGGGTGATCAATGATCTGAACTCCAACAGTGGCATGAACCTGTTTCGGCATCGGCTGGCGCCCTTGCAGCAGGGAGGGCAGTTTTTTGCATCGGTGGCCATCAGCGGCGCGCATCAACAAAGCCTGCGCCGGGTGCGAGAGGGCTGGGCCGACCTTGCATCCATCGACAGCGTGACGTTTGCCTATCTGGCGCATTACGCGCCCGCAGAGGTGGCCGGGATACGCATAGTGGCGCGTACTGCCAGCAGTCCGACCTTGCCTTACATCACAGCGCTCAGTACGGGGCGCGAGGGCGCAGAGCGCATTCGCGAGGCGATGAATACGGCGTTGCAGCAATTGCCACAGGTGGCTGCAACCCTGGGCGTGCAGGAAGTCTTGCCTGCCAGCGAAGCGGATTATCAGAAGGTGCTCGATTATCGGCAGGAAGCAATTGAATACGGATTTGCGGAGCTGGCTTAG
- the rlmKL gene encoding bifunctional 23S rRNA (guanine(2069)-N(7))-methyltransferase RlmK/23S rRNA (guanine(2445)-N(2))-methyltransferase RlmL, which yields MSDRYELFLTCPKGLEGLLLEEATGLGLEEAREHTSAIRGMADMETAYRLCLWSRLANRVLLVLKRFPMKDAEDLYHGVLDIDWHDHMVPDGTLAVEFSGHGSGIDNTHFGALKVKDAIVDKLRTPSGERPSIDKISPDMRIHLRLDRGEAILSLDLSGHSLHQRGYRLQQGAAPLKENLAAAILIRAGWPRLAAEGAALADPMCGVGTFLVEGAMIAADMAPNLNRIHWGFDAWLGHVPAIWKKLHEEATERAEAGMAKTPLWIRGYEADPRLIQPARNNIERAGLSHWIKIYQGEVATFEPRPDQNQKGLVICNPPYGERLGDEASLLYLYQNLGERLRQACLNWEAAVFTGAPDLGKRMGIRSHKQYSFWNGALPCKLLLIKVVPDQFVTGERRTPEQRQIDREQAESDLPSNIEAPGKYEKFNKNGNPIKPVPVVIEQPRLSEGGQMFANRLQKNVKALGKWVKREGIDCYRVYDADMPEYSMAIDLYHDWVHVQEYVAPKSIDPEKASARMFDALAAIPQALNIDKSRVIVKRRERQSGTKQYERQSAQGKFTEVNEGGVKLLVNLTDYLDTGLFLDHRPMRMRIQKEAAGKRFLNLYCYTATASVHAAKGGARSTTSVDLSKTYLDWARRNLSLNGFSDKNRLEQGDVMVWLDACREEYDLIFIDPPTFSNSKRMEGIFDVQRDHVQLLDLAMARLAPGGVLYFSNNFRKFILDENLEARYAVEEITASTIDPDFARNSKIHRAWKIMAR from the coding sequence ATGTCGGATCGTTACGAACTCTTCCTTACCTGCCCTAAAGGCCTTGAAGGCCTGCTCCTCGAAGAGGCCACCGGCCTTGGCCTTGAGGAAGCTCGCGAGCATACCTCGGCCATTCGTGGCATGGCGGATATGGAAACTGCCTACCGCTTGTGTCTGTGGTCGCGCCTTGCCAACCGTGTGTTGCTGGTGCTCAAGCGCTTCCCGATGAAAGATGCGGAAGACCTGTACCACGGCGTTCTGGATATTGACTGGCATGACCATATGGTGCCGGATGGCACGCTGGCTGTTGAGTTCAGCGGCCACGGCTCGGGCATCGACAACACTCACTTTGGCGCCCTGAAAGTAAAAGACGCCATCGTCGACAAGCTGCGCACGCCGTCTGGCGAGCGTCCGTCCATCGACAAGATCAGCCCTGACATGCGCATCCACCTGCGTCTGGATCGCGGCGAAGCGATTTTGTCCCTGGATCTGTCGGGCCACAGCTTGCACCAGCGTGGGTATCGTCTGCAGCAAGGTGCGGCACCGCTGAAGGAAAACCTCGCGGCCGCCATCCTGATTCGTGCGGGCTGGCCACGTCTGGCTGCCGAAGGCGCAGCCCTCGCTGACCCAATGTGCGGTGTCGGTACGTTCCTGGTCGAAGGTGCGATGATCGCCGCCGACATGGCGCCGAACCTCAATCGTATTCACTGGGGTTTCGATGCCTGGCTCGGTCACGTACCAGCCATCTGGAAGAAACTTCACGAAGAAGCCACCGAGCGCGCTGAAGCCGGTATGGCCAAGACGCCGTTGTGGATTCGTGGTTATGAAGCCGACCCGCGTCTGATTCAGCCCGCGCGTAACAACATCGAGCGTGCAGGCCTGAGCCACTGGATCAAGATTTATCAGGGCGAAGTCGCGACCTTCGAGCCGCGCCCTGACCAGAACCAGAAAGGCCTGGTGATCTGCAACCCTCCGTACGGCGAGCGTCTGGGTGATGAGGCGAGCTTGCTCTACCTCTACCAGAACCTTGGCGAGCGACTGCGTCAGGCGTGCTTGAACTGGGAGGCCGCGGTGTTTACCGGTGCCCCGGATCTGGGCAAGCGCATGGGTATCCGCAGCCACAAGCAGTATTCGTTCTGGAACGGCGCGTTGCCTTGCAAGCTGTTGCTGATCAAGGTTGTGCCGGATCAGTTCGTAACAGGCGAGCGTCGTACCCCGGAGCAGCGTCAGATCGATCGTGAGCAGGCCGAGTCGGATCTGCCATCCAACATTGAAGCGCCGGGCAAGTACGAGAAGTTCAACAAGAACGGCAACCCGATCAAGCCGGTGCCGGTGGTGATTGAGCAGCCGCGCTTGAGCGAAGGCGGGCAGATGTTTGCCAACCGTCTGCAAAAGAACGTCAAGGCGCTGGGCAAGTGGGTCAAGCGCGAAGGCATCGATTGCTACCGTGTTTACGATGCCGATATGCCTGAGTACTCGATGGCGATCGACCTGTACCACGACTGGGTTCACGTCCAGGAATACGTGGCACCGAAGTCCATCGATCCGGAAAAAGCCTCGGCGCGCATGTTCGATGCTCTGGCGGCCATTCCGCAGGCGCTGAACATCGACAAGAGCCGCGTGATCGTCAAACGTCGCGAGCGTCAGAGCGGCACCAAGCAGTACGAGCGTCAGAGTGCTCAGGGCAAGTTCACCGAGGTCAATGAAGGCGGCGTGAAGCTGCTGGTGAACCTCACGGACTACCTGGATACCGGTCTGTTCCTGGACCACCGCCCAATGCGCATGCGCATTCAGAAAGAGGCCGCCGGCAAGCGCTTCCTCAACCTGTACTGCTACACCGCCACCGCGAGCGTACATGCGGCCAAGGGCGGCGCGCGCAGCACCACCAGCGTCGACTTGTCCAAGACCTACCTGGACTGGGCGCGTCGCAACCTGTCCCTCAACGGCTTCTCGGACAAGAACCGTCTGGAGCAGGGCGATGTGATGGTGTGGCTGGATGCCTGCCGTGAAGAGTACGACCTGATCTTTATCGATCCGCCGACCTTCTCCAACTCCAAGCGCATGGAAGGTATCTTCGATGTGCAGCGCGATCACGTGCAGTTGCTGGACCTGGCCATGGCGCGTCTGGCGCCGGGTGGGGTTCTGTACTTCTCGAACAACTTCCGTAAATTCATCCTCGATGAAAATCTGGAAGCGCGTTATGCCGTTGAAGAAATCACCGCCAGCACCATTGATCCGGACTTTGCCCGCAACAGCAAAATCCACCGTGCCTGGAAAATCATGGCCCGATAA